Within the Apus apus isolate bApuApu2 chromosome 8, bApuApu2.pri.cur, whole genome shotgun sequence genome, the region AACCAAACCGTCTTTTCCTTGGAGCCATTccacatatgcacacacacagaacagaaCACACAGCAGACAAGTACAGACTTTTGTCCAGAGGCATGGGAACACCTTCCCTAGCTCCCTCTGTTCTGACACATCTCCCTTGGTACCCACTGATTTCTGGTCCCATGTCGACTCACTGCACAACACCTCCTTTCAGACCACACCAGAGCCTCAGAATAGTCCCTCTCTCACCAAAACTGGGGTCAGTTTCTTCAGAAACCTGCCGAGAACCCATCTACATTGGAAAGCCTTCCAGCCGGAGcaggctgccctgggctccAGCAGTTCCTGTGCCAGGGCCCCTTGCCGgcagcagggcagtgctgtgaCCGTCACACCGCCCTGCAGCCGAGAATCCTGTGTCACAACAGCCGTGCCCGCAAGACCTGGGCTTGTCATAGCCATAAGAGCAGTTGCTGTGTGGCTCATGGCTTAGCGCTCGCCTTGGACCTACAAGTATTTCCCCTCCCGAGCGTAAATTGGGAGCTCCCTCTGCAGACCCGTCCCGATCCTGCAGCTTCGGCACGGGCAAAATGCCAtttctgcctcctgccctgtccccagacACGGGGGTGTCACTCACTGCCCaaggagagggagcagctggagccccCGGGGATGTGGTTTTGCTCACACGTGAGGAACTGCAGCTTCTCGGCACCGTGTAAGCAAAAGGGCAAACAAGAACATACAGGTTGGGAGGTAAAGAGAAGGCTAAGGTGGACAGAAGTCCCTCAGGGGGCTGGGAACTCAGCAAGGCAAGGCAACCTCAAATCCGCTGCAGAGGGGAGCAAGGCGTGTCTCCAGAGCAAGGCACCCCgtgctgcagggagaagacAGCAAGCCCTGCAAGCTGGTGTTGCCAGCAAGCCCTGCACCCACTGCCCGAGGAGACCCACCTGACCAGAGCCAAAGCAGGTTCTGGAGGAGGTGACAGCAAACACCTGGCACTGTCTCCAGCATGCAGGCCCCTGACCAAGTCAGGAGACCTTCTACCAAGGCTGTGCTTATTTTGAGCATGTGATGTGATGTGATGGCAGCCCAAGGGAAAAGCAAGAAGGGAGAACAGgcaacagggaaaaaacaaacacacgtGTTCATTTTTCATATGTTTAATGGACTTCATAATCCACACACACCACCAGCTAAGGGTGCaggagaagtaaaaaaaaaaccttttgctgAAAGATGGAAAGTGACAGTAAAAGAAGTATCAGCAAAGGTGGTTTTCAGAGGGTTGCCCATGGAAGAGCTAGGGACTCAGTGCTCAGATGGAAAGGCTTGCTTTAAAGTGAACATTACAAAGATGATCTCCTCACACTGTCGGTGGGTTCCATACTCAAAGAGGCAGGAGAACAAGGGGGAACCATCTGGCCCAACCCCCATGTACTGCAGATCTGAATAAGCACACAGGCCCCTGAAGAGGACACTTGGTTGTGTCCAGTGTGTTGGATTTAAAGGGCTTTTGTTGAGGTAAATTCCCAAATCTCTTCGACCTTTTGGGTGTGTGGGGTGAGCGTAGAGCAACCAACTATCTTGGCATCTGACATCCGGGGGAGGTGGGAAGGCAATAACACTTCCATGACATCCAGAGGGAGGTTCTACTAGCATTTCAACCCGCTGGCCTGCCTCAAAGTCCACCCCATGGTTGTAGCTGACAGCCTGGACGCGGGCTCCCGTGCTGCTCCTTGCATTGCAGTAGAGGACCCTGCTGCCACAGGTGTGCACCTCTGCTACCTGGCACTCCCCTGCGCTCTCCTCCTCCACGAAGTTCCCCATCTGCCACGTCGCCCCATGGTTGGAGCTGATGAAGCAGAAGGCTTGAGGGGTGGGGTGTTGCCTGGGGCCCAGGATCCGGTAGGCGTAGGCAGGGATCACCAGGCTGCGGGCTTTGTcgagcagctgcagcccatggcCCGGCCCCACTGCAAAGGTGGCCCAGTTCTCGTACTCCGCGCCGATGGTGCCATCGGTGACGTCCTGGGCAGCGCTCCAGGTCTGCCCTTGGTCCACGCTAGTGACGTAGCAGAGACGTACCAGGTTGGTCTTTGTCCTGAGCTGATACTGCTCAGAGATCTTTCCTGGGATGGCTATGAAGAACAGGATCAGCTTCCCTGAGACCTCGTCATAAACAGGACAGGGGTTCATGGACCGGTGGCCTTCCAGCTGTGCGCTGACAATGGTCTCCGTGCCGCTCCACTGCCGCGGGAGGGGAGACAAGAATGAAACACAGGGTTACAAACATCCTCCTGACAGCGTAAGGATGCCTGGGCAGAAGTTATGGAAGAGCATgagaagaacagaagagaagcaaGTTAGAGGATAGAGCAAGAAATGGGAAGGCAATATAGTGGCATCACCAAACCTACATGAACATGGTGTGGATGACACAAGGCACGTGCATGTCACCAAACAGGTGGGTTGTCTCCTCTTTTATTCCTGCTCAGCAAGGAACTGATAGCTTTGCATCCCAGTGCAACTAGTGTCCAGTGacactgtttaaaaacacagtagCTGAATTTTCAGAAATTCTCACAAATATGACACAGAGACATGCCCAGAGGAGGTCCAAGTGTGCTGGTAAGGACACTGTGCTGTGTTAATGTTTCTTAGGAAGTCCCTGACAGACAGAAGACAACTGAGCCCTTCTCCAGTGTTCTGGATGCTGACAAATTCTTTTCCATTCAaactccttttcctctgtgtcAATTCATGTGTGGATGGACatcccagcccaggctgtggcaCTGATTTCTGGCACATTTACACACTCTGGTCCAGAAATGTGGGCCCCAAGTCACGCAACACAGACAATCAGTTGCAGAGCAGGTATAACCATCCTCCCTGCCCTCTCTCTAAATGAATAGCACAGAACACCATCACATTTCTAACAGTATCATTGCAAAAATTATTCCTACCTTGTGTTATTAGCTTGGtaaaagaagcaattttttttcctgtgagatgACACTAATTAGCTTTTCTACCCTGAATTGCTGATTACCCTTTTTGGTCACgttttgtctttgtttattTAACCAGTATTAACTTTTTTGGGAAGATTTAGTATTTCCATTTTAAGAAACTGCAGCATAGGAACACAAATTGCTAAGTTTATGACCAACTGAGCC harbors:
- the NEU2 gene encoding sialidase-2 — its product is MASFPVLRQETLFRNSTWSYRIPALLYLPRFSLILAFAEEREDLVDEHAKLLALRRGVYDPATHGVQWSGTETIVSAQLEGHRSMNPCPVYDEVSGKLILFFIAIPGKISEQYQLRTKTNLVRLCYVTSVDQGQTWSAAQDVTDGTIGAEYENWATFAVGPGHGLQLLDKARSLVIPAYAYRILGPRQHPTPQAFCFISSNHGATWQMGNFVEEESAGECQVAEVHTCGSRVLYCNARSSTGARVQAVSYNHGVDFEAGQRVEMLVEPPSGCHGSVIAFPPPPDVRCQDSWLLYAHPTHPKGRRDLGIYLNKSPLNPTHWTQPSVLFRGLCAYSDLQYMGVGPDGSPLFSCLFEYGTHRQCEEIIFVMFTLKQAFPSEH